DNA sequence from the Staphylococcus epidermidis genome:
TTGATGGTATTTCATCGTATCCATATATACGTGCTACTTCTTCTATTAAGTCTTCTTTAATAGAAATGTCTTTACGTCTTGATGGAACATTCACGGTAATTTCACCATTTTTATTTTCAGTGTCAAATCCTAATTGCTCAAAAATATCAATGATTTCTTCATCAGTTAAATTAAAACCAATTGTACGGTTAACTTTGTCAGCAGTGATTTCTATTGGGGTCACAAATGATCCTAAATCTCCATGCGAAACTCGGTCTTTTAAAACTGTTCCTGAAGCATATCTTTCAAGTAAATAACAAGCTCTATCTACAGCTTCATCGACAAATTCAGTTGCAATCCCCTTTTCAAATCGACTCGATGATTCGCTTCTTAAATTTAAACGGCGTGATGTATGTCGAATAGATACAGGATCAAAGATAGCCCCTTCTACTACAACATGTCGTGTTTGTTCAGTGACTTCAGAGAAATCCCCTCCCATAACACCTCCTAATGCAATAGGGTCTTTGCCATTTGTAATGACAATATCAGTATCTAACAATCGACGTTCTTCACCATCTAAAGTTCTCATTGTCTCATCTTTTTTAGCTTGTCTAACTTCTATAGATTGCGAACCAATTTGTTCTTGATCAAACATGTGTAGAGGTTGGCCATATTCTAAAAGTACATAATTTGAAATATCTACCACATTATTAATTGGACGTATTCCCGCTTTAATTAATCGGAACTGCATCCATACTGGAGAAGGACCAATAGTCACGTCATGAACAACACGTGTACTATAGTAAGGTACTTTATCTTCATTTTTAACTTCTATTGTTAGTTCATCTTTAGCAGATTCTTGACTTTCATTGCTTGTTAACTGAGGTTTATTCATTTTAGTTTGATATAAAGCTGCGACTTCATACGCAGTACCTACCATGCTTAATGCATCAGCACGATTAGGTGTTAAATCAAATTCCATCACTTGGTCATTAAGATATATTGCTTCTAACGCATCTGTTCCAGGTTTAACTGCTTCTGGAAATACATATATACCTGACTCATAATTTTTAGGAGTTACATGACTTGAAATACCTATTTCTTGTAATGAGCAAATCATACCTTCAGAGCGTTCGCCACGTAATTTGGCACGTTTAATTTTAATTCCACCAGGTAAACGACCACCAACTTTAGCAACAATCACGTGTTGCCCTTCATCTACATTTGGTGCACCACAAACAATTTGAACTGGTTCTTCTTCACCTAAGTCTACTTGACAAATATTTAATTTATCAGCATTTGGATGTGGCGTCTTCGACAAGACATGTCCAACTACTAATTTTTTAATATCTTTTGTATAGTCAATAATATCATCGACTTCAATTCCAGTTCTTGTAATTCTCTCTGCTAACGCTTGAACTGACTGGTCAACATTCACATAATCTTTTAGCCATTCATTTGAAATTAACATTATTGTTCACCTCTATCTTCTACAGCTTTAAATTGATCTAAGAAACGGACATCATTGGTATAAAAGTGACGAATATCTTCAATACCATACTTTAACATTGCAATTCGATCTGGTCCCATACCAAATGCGAAGCCAGAATATTCCTTAGAATCGAATCCGGCCATTTCTAATACATTCGGGTGAACCATGCCCGCTCCTAAAATTTCAATCCAACCTGTATGTTTACAAACATTACAACCCTGTCCTTTACATTTGAAACATGATACATCTACTTCAACTGATGGTTCAGTAAACGGGAAATAACTTGGGCGTAAACGAATCTCACGATCTGCACCGAATAATTTTTTTGCAACTAACTCTAAAGTCCCTTTTAAATCGCTCATTTTAATATCTTTATCAACTACTAAACCTTCAATTTGTGTAAATTGGTGGCTATGTGTTGCATCATCTGAGTCACGTCGATAAACTTTACCGGGACAAATAATTTTGACTGGTCCTTGTCCTTTACGTTTTTCCATAGTACGTGCTTGTACTGGTGAAGTATGTGTACGCATTAAAATTTCTTCTGTGATATAAAAGCTATCTTGCATATCACGTGCTGGATGCGATTTAGGTAAGTTTAAAGCTTCAAAATTATAATAATCTTGTTCAACTTCATAACCATCAACAATTTCATAACCTAACCCTAAGAACAAGTCTTCAATCTCTTCAACTGTACGTGTTAAAGGATGTTTTGATCCAATTTCAATATGACGACTTGGCAATGTGACATCAATTGTTTCTTCAGAAAGCTGTTGATTTAATTTCTCTTCTTTGATTAGCTTTTGTCTTTCATCTAATTCACTTTGAATAGTTTGTCTTAATTCATTTACCTTTTGACCATACGCAGGTTTGTCTTCATTAGGCAAATCTTTCATATTTTTCATTAAGCCGCTAACAGAACCTTTTTTACCTAAATATTTCACTTTTACTTCTTGTAACGCTTGTGCATCTTTTGCTTCGTTTATATCCACTAAAGCTTGTTGCTTCAACTCAGACATTAGATCATTTTGAGTCATGACTGAATTCCTCCTTATATAGTCCCTTCAATTATTTACAAATCAATACCGCCACTTGTTAATAACAAAAAAGCTTTCATCCCCTGTTCAAAAGGGACGAAAGCTTTCCGTGGTACCACCCAAATTTATGCATGCGCATACACTTGTAAATCTATTGATAACGGAATGACTATTCCGACTTAAATTTCTTTAAGTTACCAAAAAGATGAAAAAATTATTACAAGTTGGAATGACTTTCAGTCTCGATCATTCTCCCTTTTCAACTTTCTAAATAATTTATGTCTTTTTATAGGTTATTATTAATATGTTAAAGCGATAGTAATTTTGAAATTTCATTCATTATTATAGTCGATGATAACATCAAAGGTCAACCTTTCAGCTGATACATTAAGATACTTCCAGCAATAGCAACATTTAAACTTTCGGCTTTGCCATAAATAGGAATAGTGAGATTTTGCGTTGTTTCTTTTAGTAAATCTGGGTTAACACCTTCTCCTTCATTACCTAATATAAGCGCAAAATTGGCTTGTGCTTCAATATCATTGAAGCTCACT
Encoded proteins:
- the pheT gene encoding phenylalanine--tRNA ligase subunit beta, which codes for MLISNEWLKDYVNVDQSVQALAERITRTGIEVDDIIDYTKDIKKLVVGHVLSKTPHPNADKLNICQVDLGEEEPVQIVCGAPNVDEGQHVIVAKVGGRLPGGIKIKRAKLRGERSEGMICSLQEIGISSHVTPKNYESGIYVFPEAVKPGTDALEAIYLNDQVMEFDLTPNRADALSMVGTAYEVAALYQTKMNKPQLTSNESQESAKDELTIEVKNEDKVPYYSTRVVHDVTIGPSPVWMQFRLIKAGIRPINNVVDISNYVLLEYGQPLHMFDQEQIGSQSIEVRQAKKDETMRTLDGEERRLLDTDIVITNGKDPIALGGVMGGDFSEVTEQTRHVVVEGAIFDPVSIRHTSRRLNLRSESSSRFEKGIATEFVDEAVDRACYLLERYASGTVLKDRVSHGDLGSFVTPIEITADKVNRTIGFNLTDEEIIDIFEQLGFDTENKNGEITVNVPSRRKDISIKEDLIEEVARIYGYDEIPSTLPVFKDVTSGELTDRQFKTRTVKETLEGAGLDQAITYSLVSKNHATDFALQNRPTIELLMPMSEAHSTLRQSLLPHLIDAVSYNVARKNTNVKLYEIGRVFFGNGEGELPDEVEYLSGILTGDFVNNTWQGKKESVDFYLTKGVVERIAEKLNLQFDFRAGQIDGLHPGRTAIVSLNGKDIGFIGELHPTLAANNDLKRTYVFELNYDAMMEVSVGYINYEPIPRFPGVTRDIALEVNHEVTSSELLSIIHENGEDILNDTLVFDVYEGEHLEKGKKSIAIRLSYLDTENTLTDERVNAVHDKILEALKKHGAIIR
- the pheS gene encoding phenylalanine--tRNA ligase subunit alpha; this translates as MTQNDLMSELKQQALVDINEAKDAQALQEVKVKYLGKKGSVSGLMKNMKDLPNEDKPAYGQKVNELRQTIQSELDERQKLIKEEKLNQQLSEETIDVTLPSRHIEIGSKHPLTRTVEEIEDLFLGLGYEIVDGYEVEQDYYNFEALNLPKSHPARDMQDSFYITEEILMRTHTSPVQARTMEKRKGQGPVKIICPGKVYRRDSDDATHSHQFTQIEGLVVDKDIKMSDLKGTLELVAKKLFGADREIRLRPSYFPFTEPSVEVDVSCFKCKGQGCNVCKHTGWIEILGAGMVHPNVLEMAGFDSKEYSGFAFGMGPDRIAMLKYGIEDIRHFYTNDVRFLDQFKAVEDRGEQ